A region of Myxococcus stipitatus DSM 14675 DNA encodes the following proteins:
- a CDS encoding MarC family protein, producing MTVYLTQFLVALPAIFFVVDPIGVVPLFLAMTAGDTKEKVRSTALRACLVAGGLMTFFALFGTIIFKVFGVSLGAFRVAGGILLLITALDMLRARPSETRTSPTEEREGAVKEDVAIVPLAIPLLAGPGGIATAMVLVARGNTMTGTLPVLAAIILTFVASYFILRASGLVQRVLRQSGVAIVERVMGLILAAIAVQFMADGAKELLK from the coding sequence ATGACGGTCTACCTGACGCAATTCCTGGTGGCCTTGCCGGCCATCTTCTTCGTGGTGGACCCCATCGGGGTGGTGCCCCTGTTCCTGGCGATGACGGCCGGGGACACGAAGGAGAAGGTCCGCAGCACGGCCCTGCGCGCCTGTCTGGTGGCGGGCGGGCTGATGACCTTCTTCGCCCTGTTCGGCACCATCATCTTCAAGGTGTTCGGCGTGTCGCTGGGCGCCTTCCGCGTCGCGGGCGGCATCCTGCTGCTGATCACGGCGCTGGACATGCTCCGGGCCCGCCCCTCCGAGACGCGCACCTCCCCCACCGAGGAGCGCGAAGGCGCGGTGAAGGAAGACGTGGCCATCGTCCCGCTGGCCATCCCACTGCTGGCAGGCCCCGGCGGCATCGCCACCGCCATGGTGCTGGTGGCCCGGGGCAACACGATGACGGGCACCCTGCCGGTGCTCGCGGCCATCATCCTCACCTTCGTCGCCAGCTACTTCATCCTGCGCGCCTCGGGCCTCGTGCAGCGGGTGCTGCGTCAGTCCGGCGTCGCCATCGTCGAGCGGGTGATGGGCCTCATCCTCGCCGCCATCGCCGTGCAGTTCATGGCCGACGGCGCCAAGGAGCTCCTGAAGTAG
- the lpxD gene encoding UDP-3-O-(3-hydroxymyristoyl)glucosamine N-acyltransferase: protein MKTSPAPRRLGELAAHVGGELLGDSEQLIHGLNGLEEAGPGDVSFYGNTRYRRQFEATRASAVLIGADVPPRDGVALVRVSNPHLAYAKLLRLFHPSPRPAPGIRPGAWVHPEATVHPEATVMAGATVEAGAKVGARSVLFPGAYLGEHAEVGEDSVLHPNVTVREGCIVGSRCILHSASVVGADGFGFAFNPEGEAGPEHYKIPQVGIVRIEDDVELGACSCIDRATVGETVVGRGTKVDNLVQVAHNVKIGALSLICAQAGVSGSAEIGMGVVLAGQVGVVGHIRVGDMAKVGAQSGVAHDVPDGQVVSGSPAVPHREWLRASAAVNQVADLLKEMRALRRRVELLEKEKGE, encoded by the coding sequence GTGAAGACCTCCCCCGCACCTCGTCGGCTCGGGGAGCTCGCCGCCCATGTCGGGGGAGAGCTTCTCGGTGACTCTGAGCAACTCATCCACGGACTCAACGGGCTCGAGGAAGCCGGCCCGGGAGACGTGTCTTTCTACGGAAACACGCGCTATCGCCGCCAGTTCGAGGCCACCCGTGCCTCGGCGGTCCTCATCGGCGCGGACGTGCCTCCTCGCGACGGCGTCGCGCTCGTGCGGGTGTCCAATCCGCACCTGGCCTACGCCAAGCTGCTGCGCCTGTTCCACCCCAGCCCTCGGCCCGCGCCGGGCATCCGCCCTGGCGCGTGGGTCCACCCCGAAGCCACCGTCCATCCGGAAGCCACGGTGATGGCGGGCGCCACCGTCGAGGCCGGCGCCAAGGTGGGGGCTCGCTCGGTGCTGTTCCCGGGCGCCTATCTGGGCGAGCACGCCGAGGTGGGCGAGGACAGTGTCCTGCACCCCAACGTGACGGTGCGCGAGGGTTGCATCGTGGGCTCGCGGTGCATCCTCCACTCCGCCTCCGTGGTGGGCGCGGATGGCTTTGGCTTCGCGTTCAATCCGGAAGGCGAAGCGGGGCCGGAGCACTACAAGATTCCCCAGGTGGGCATCGTCCGCATCGAGGACGACGTCGAGCTGGGCGCCTGCTCCTGCATCGACCGCGCGACGGTCGGCGAGACGGTGGTGGGCCGCGGCACCAAGGTCGACAACCTGGTGCAGGTGGCGCACAACGTGAAGATTGGCGCGCTGAGCCTCATCTGCGCCCAGGCCGGTGTGTCCGGCTCGGCGGAGATTGGCATGGGCGTGGTGCTGGCGGGCCAGGTGGGTGTGGTGGGCCACATCCGCGTGGGCGACATGGCGAAGGTGGGCGCGCAGTCCGGCGTGGCCCATGACGTCCCGGATGGCCAGGTGGTGAGTGGCTCTCCGGCCGTTCCCCATCGCGAGTGGCTCCGCGCCAGCGCGGCGGTGAACCAGGTGGCCGACCTGCTCAAGGAAATGCGAGCCCTGCGCCGCAGGGTGGAGCTGCTGGAGAAGGAGAAGGGGGAGTGA
- the lpxB gene encoding lipid-A-disaccharide synthase, translating to MTPPPRILVVAGEASGDSHAADLVAALQARRPDLSFFGMGGSRLAATGVELLFDAREVSVMGITEVLPRIPRILQIMKGLAQAAAERRPVAAILVDIPDFNLRLAKKLKALGIPVAYYISPMIWAWRRGRVHTIKRLVDRMLCILPFEEDFYREAGVSARYVGSPVVEQIPAPDSAVAFRTQLGLKPDAPTLALLPGSRMSEIRRLLPTMVDTARTLSAERPGLQVVVPVAPTIAREEVLSRFEGSGVTPILIEGRAPEVVGASDAAVVASGTAALEAGLMQRPLVVIYRVSLITYWVGRMMLQVAFVSLVNLLAGRRVVPELIQGEATPERIAEEVRRVWTPGTPRDEMLKGLAEVRGRLGETGAAARAAESVMELLPPRAI from the coding sequence ATGACGCCACCGCCCCGCATTCTCGTCGTGGCCGGCGAGGCCTCTGGCGACTCCCACGCCGCCGACCTCGTCGCAGCCCTGCAGGCCCGCCGCCCGGACCTCTCCTTCTTCGGCATGGGAGGCTCGCGACTCGCCGCCACCGGCGTCGAGCTGCTCTTCGACGCTCGCGAAGTGTCCGTCATGGGCATCACCGAGGTGCTCCCTCGCATCCCGCGAATCCTTCAAATCATGAAGGGGCTGGCCCAGGCCGCCGCGGAGCGCCGCCCCGTGGCCGCCATCCTCGTCGACATCCCGGACTTCAACCTGCGCCTGGCCAAGAAGCTCAAGGCCCTGGGAATCCCCGTCGCCTATTACATCTCGCCCATGATCTGGGCCTGGCGCCGAGGCCGGGTCCACACCATCAAGCGGCTGGTGGACCGGATGCTCTGCATCCTCCCCTTCGAGGAGGACTTCTACCGCGAGGCCGGCGTGAGCGCCCGCTACGTGGGCAGCCCCGTCGTGGAGCAGATTCCCGCCCCCGACAGCGCCGTCGCGTTCCGCACACAGTTGGGGCTCAAGCCGGATGCCCCCACCCTGGCGCTGCTCCCGGGCAGCCGCATGAGCGAGATTCGCAGGCTCCTGCCCACCATGGTGGACACGGCCAGGACGTTGTCCGCTGAACGCCCCGGCCTCCAGGTCGTCGTCCCCGTGGCCCCCACCATCGCCCGGGAGGAGGTCCTCTCCCGCTTCGAGGGCAGCGGAGTGACCCCCATCCTCATCGAGGGCCGGGCGCCGGAGGTCGTCGGCGCCAGCGACGCCGCGGTGGTCGCCTCTGGAACGGCCGCGTTGGAAGCCGGACTGATGCAGCGTCCGCTCGTCGTCATCTACCGCGTGTCGCTCATCACGTACTGGGTGGGGAGGATGATGCTGCAGGTGGCCTTCGTGTCACTCGTCAACCTGCTGGCCGGCCGGCGCGTGGTGCCGGAGCTCATCCAGGGGGAGGCCACCCCCGAGCGCATCGCGGAGGAGGTCCGCCGTGTGTGGACCCCGGGAACCCCGCGAGACGAGATGCTCAAGGGACTGGCGGAGGTCCGGGGGAGGCTGGGCGAGACCGGGGCCGCCGCCCGGGCGGCCGAGTCGGTCATGGAGCTACTGCCCCCGCGCGCCATTTAG
- a CDS encoding LpxI family protein: protein MESSAPPDGKIGLIAGNGQLPFLFARAARARGLEVIAVAHKGETDPALASEVGALTWVRVGQVNRIQKAFISAGVKQAAMAGGISHVKALTDARPDLGAVRIISRLRSFRDDALLRAVAADFESRGVTIIAPTDYLGEVLCPPGHLAGPVLSEAQEKDVALGREVAVLLGQADVGQTVVVHQGHVLALEAVEGTDEAIRRGGKLGGAGAVVVKRCKPHQDLRFDLPAAGPRTLEVMNEVGAKVLALEAGRTVLLDAPALFAAAKDSGITLIGVP, encoded by the coding sequence ATGGAGAGCAGCGCGCCGCCAGACGGCAAGATTGGTCTCATCGCGGGCAATGGCCAGCTTCCCTTCCTCTTCGCTCGCGCCGCGCGGGCTCGGGGACTGGAAGTCATCGCCGTGGCGCACAAGGGAGAGACGGACCCGGCGCTGGCCTCCGAGGTGGGCGCGCTGACCTGGGTCCGTGTCGGCCAGGTGAACCGCATCCAGAAGGCCTTCATCTCCGCGGGCGTGAAGCAGGCGGCCATGGCGGGTGGCATCAGCCATGTGAAGGCGCTGACGGACGCTCGGCCGGACCTGGGCGCCGTCCGCATCATCTCCCGCCTGCGCAGCTTCCGGGATGACGCGCTCCTGCGCGCGGTGGCCGCGGACTTCGAGTCGCGCGGCGTCACCATCATCGCCCCCACGGACTACCTGGGTGAGGTGCTCTGTCCGCCTGGTCACCTGGCGGGCCCGGTGCTGAGCGAGGCGCAGGAGAAGGACGTGGCGCTGGGGCGCGAGGTGGCGGTGCTGCTGGGCCAGGCGGACGTGGGCCAGACGGTGGTGGTGCACCAGGGGCACGTCCTGGCGCTCGAGGCGGTGGAGGGCACGGACGAGGCCATCCGCCGAGGCGGCAAGCTGGGAGGCGCGGGCGCGGTGGTGGTGAAGCGCTGCAAGCCCCACCAGGACCTGCGCTTCGACCTGCCGGCGGCGGGACCCCGCACGCTGGAAGTGATGAACGAAGTCGGGGCCAAGGTCCTCGCGCTGGAGGCGGGCCGCACGGTGCTGCTGGACGCGCCCGCGCTGTTCGCCGCCGCCAAGGACTCGGGAATCACCCTCATCGGCGTTCCCTGA
- the lpxA gene encoding acyl-ACP--UDP-N-acetylglucosamine O-acyltransferase, whose translation MAQVHPTAVVHPDARLHESVQVGPYSVIGPQVTIGEGSRVGPHVVIEGRTTIGARNRIFQFASIGADPQDLKYAGEDTELTLGDDNQVREFVTLHKGTVGGGGATRIGHGTLLMANSHVAHDCIVGNGCRIGNGSALAGHVEMEDHVIISGLAAVHQFTRLGRFSFISGGAMVTMDIPPYATAQGDRAELVGLNTVGLERGGYSKEQIERVKEAHRILFRSKLGLQEALARLRAELAGHPEVDHLVSFIAQSKRGLTR comes from the coding sequence ATGGCTCAGGTTCATCCCACCGCGGTGGTTCATCCCGATGCGCGTCTACACGAGTCGGTCCAGGTCGGACCGTACTCGGTGATTGGACCGCAGGTGACGATTGGCGAAGGCTCCCGCGTGGGGCCTCACGTCGTCATCGAGGGCCGCACGACGATCGGTGCGCGCAACCGCATCTTCCAGTTCGCCTCCATCGGGGCGGACCCGCAGGACTTGAAGTATGCGGGGGAAGACACCGAGCTCACGCTGGGTGACGACAACCAGGTGCGCGAGTTCGTCACGCTGCACAAGGGCACTGTCGGTGGGGGCGGCGCCACGCGCATCGGCCATGGCACCCTCTTGATGGCCAACAGCCACGTGGCCCACGACTGCATCGTCGGCAACGGCTGTCGCATCGGCAACGGGTCCGCGCTGGCGGGCCACGTGGAGATGGAAGACCACGTCATCATCAGCGGCCTGGCGGCGGTGCATCAGTTCACCCGCCTGGGCCGCTTCTCCTTCATCTCCGGCGGCGCCATGGTGACCATGGACATCCCGCCGTACGCCACGGCGCAGGGAGACCGCGCGGAGCTGGTGGGGCTCAACACCGTGGGCCTGGAGCGCGGCGGCTACTCCAAGGAGCAGATCGAGCGCGTGAAGGAAGCCCACCGCATCCTGTTCCGCTCCAAGCTGGGGCTGCAGGAGGCGCTGGCGCGGCTGCGCGCTGAGCTGGCGGGACACCCCGAGGTGGACCACCTCGTGAGCTTCATCGCGCAGAGCAAGCGCGGCCTGACGCGCTAG
- a CDS encoding polyprenol monophosphomannose synthase — MNPALVCIPTYNERENIEAITLAVLKADPRVDILIVDDNSPDGTGQLADALAAQDPRVRVLHREKKEGLGRAYLAAFRWALEQGYTYIMEMDADFSHDPRYVTGMLDAAEVGSDLVLGSRYVTGGGTVNWGVGRQVISRGGSLYARTILGVGVRDLTGGFKCFHRRVLESIDLDAVHSTGYAFQIELTYRTLKRGFTVREVPIIFEDRRVGHSKMNKKIFAEALTMVWKLRLTV, encoded by the coding sequence ATGAACCCTGCGCTGGTCTGCATCCCCACCTACAACGAGCGGGAGAACATCGAGGCCATCACCCTGGCGGTGCTCAAGGCCGACCCGCGCGTCGACATCCTCATCGTCGACGACAACTCGCCCGACGGCACGGGGCAGCTCGCCGACGCGCTCGCGGCCCAGGACCCTCGGGTGCGCGTGCTGCACCGCGAGAAGAAGGAAGGCCTGGGGCGCGCGTACCTGGCCGCGTTCCGCTGGGCCCTGGAGCAGGGCTACACGTACATCATGGAGATGGACGCTGACTTCAGCCATGACCCCCGCTACGTGACGGGCATGCTGGACGCGGCCGAGGTGGGCTCGGACCTGGTGCTCGGCTCGCGCTATGTCACGGGCGGCGGCACGGTGAACTGGGGCGTCGGCCGGCAGGTCATCAGCCGGGGCGGCAGCCTGTATGCCCGGACGATTCTGGGCGTGGGCGTGCGCGACTTGACTGGGGGCTTCAAGTGCTTCCACCGGCGGGTGCTGGAGTCCATCGACCTGGATGCCGTACACAGCACCGGGTACGCATTCCAAATCGAGCTCACCTACCGCACGCTCAAGCGCGGCTTCACCGTGCGCGAGGTCCCCATCATCTTCGAGGACCGCCGGGTGGGACACTCCAAGATGAACAAGAAGATTTTCGCCGAGGCGCTCACCATGGTGTGGAAGCTGCGCCTCACGGTGTAG
- a CDS encoding OmpA family protein, with product MNARLVLLLCLAVSSPLPAFAEAIRVSLEGRAAVGEKLPALLVHIDEPIAGFELKLKRGDGKVVEMKGGGKPGITRRIELEQPEGRFHYEGELVVRFPDAEAASMPLSFDTELNGPLRLEVRPEDVDVAGRKLSFLLSRPAGRVELTVLMDTGKKAFEGEVPFKGERAGTPLGVSWPPAEGRVMKISLRAFDTSDFYTGVDLFPWRMDIPHEEVGFASGRADIPAAERGKLDRSHALIAEALAKYGRFAAVRLFVLGHTDTVGDSKDNRELSLKRARSLAAAFRQRGLKVPIFYEGLGEESPAVRTPDETAEAGNRRAEYIIAVEDPVLPRAPFSPRWRKL from the coding sequence ATGAATGCCCGCCTGGTCCTGCTGCTGTGTCTTGCCGTCTCGTCGCCGCTGCCCGCGTTCGCCGAAGCCATCCGGGTGTCCCTGGAGGGCCGTGCCGCGGTGGGCGAGAAGCTCCCGGCATTGCTCGTGCACATCGACGAGCCCATTGCTGGCTTCGAGCTGAAGCTGAAGCGCGGGGATGGGAAGGTGGTCGAGATGAAGGGCGGGGGGAAGCCAGGCATCACCCGTCGCATCGAGCTGGAGCAGCCCGAGGGCCGCTTCCACTACGAGGGCGAGCTGGTGGTGCGCTTCCCCGACGCCGAGGCAGCCAGCATGCCGCTTTCCTTCGACACGGAGCTCAACGGGCCGCTGCGGTTGGAGGTGCGCCCGGAGGACGTGGACGTCGCGGGGCGCAAGCTCTCCTTCCTGCTCTCGCGTCCCGCGGGCCGCGTGGAGCTCACCGTGCTGATGGACACGGGGAAGAAGGCCTTCGAGGGCGAGGTGCCCTTCAAGGGCGAGCGGGCGGGCACGCCGCTGGGAGTGAGCTGGCCACCCGCCGAGGGCCGGGTGATGAAGATTTCCCTCCGGGCCTTCGACACATCGGACTTCTACACGGGTGTGGACCTCTTCCCGTGGCGCATGGACATTCCCCACGAAGAGGTGGGCTTCGCCTCGGGGCGCGCGGACATTCCCGCGGCCGAGCGAGGCAAGCTGGACAGGAGCCATGCGTTGATTGCGGAAGCGCTTGCGAAATACGGACGCTTCGCGGCGGTTCGCCTCTTCGTGCTCGGGCACACGGACACGGTGGGGGACTCGAAGGACAACCGGGAGCTGTCGCTCAAGCGGGCGCGGAGTCTCGCCGCGGCCTTCCGTCAGCGCGGGTTGAAGGTCCCCATCTTCTACGAGGGATTGGGTGAGGAGTCGCCAGCCGTGCGGACTCCGGACGAGACGGCGGAAGCGGGCAACCGCCGGGCCGAATACATCATCGCGGTGGAGGACCCGGTGCTGCCTCGAGCGCCCTTCTCCCCGCGGTGGAGGAAGCTGTAG
- a CDS encoding OmpH family outer membrane protein, with amino-acid sequence MSLRTTVAAMAAVLSLALPVASSAAEMKVAYVDLQRVLLEVDDGKAAKTRLQKWLEDKQKEIDKEQSALRAEKEALDKQASAMAADVRGQKEAELQRKVMTLAQKWEKSRAEAANKERQEMEPIINKIDQVVASIAQRDDLGLVLEKRDSGIVFAKAQYDISNEVIRAYNSSKKTAAKDAPTK; translated from the coding sequence ATGTCGCTTCGCACCACTGTCGCGGCCATGGCCGCCGTCCTGTCGCTTGCCCTGCCGGTGGCCTCTTCGGCCGCGGAGATGAAGGTCGCCTACGTGGACCTTCAGCGGGTCCTTCTCGAGGTGGATGACGGCAAGGCCGCCAAGACCCGCCTCCAGAAGTGGCTGGAGGACAAGCAGAAGGAGATCGACAAGGAGCAGTCCGCCCTCCGCGCCGAGAAGGAGGCGCTGGACAAGCAGGCGAGCGCCATGGCCGCCGACGTCCGGGGCCAGAAGGAGGCGGAGCTGCAGCGCAAGGTGATGACGCTCGCCCAGAAGTGGGAGAAGAGCCGCGCCGAGGCCGCCAACAAGGAGCGCCAGGAGATGGAGCCCATCATCAACAAGATTGACCAGGTGGTGGCGTCCATCGCGCAGCGGGACGACCTGGGCCTCGTGCTGGAGAAGCGCGACTCGGGCATCGTCTTCGCGAAGGCCCAGTACGACATCTCCAACGAAGTCATCCGGGCGTACAACAGCTCCAAGAAGACGGCGGCGAAGGACGCCCCGACCAAGTAG
- the fabZ gene encoding 3-hydroxyacyl-ACP dehydratase FabZ, whose translation MDIREIQNLLPHRYPFLLIDRVVEIVPGQKITAFKNVTINEPFFNGHFPGHPVMPGVLILEALAQASAILAYKSENMDPSQKVTYLMGVDGARFRKPVVPGDRVQLLIEVLRHKGAVWKTKGTATVDGVKVAEGEFLATVVDKDAGAEESAAS comes from the coding sequence ATGGACATCCGAGAAATCCAGAACTTGCTGCCGCACCGGTACCCGTTCCTCCTCATCGACCGGGTGGTGGAGATTGTTCCGGGCCAGAAAATCACGGCCTTCAAGAACGTCACCATCAACGAGCCCTTCTTCAACGGCCACTTCCCGGGGCACCCGGTGATGCCGGGAGTGCTCATCCTGGAGGCGCTGGCCCAGGCGTCCGCGATTCTCGCGTACAAGAGCGAGAACATGGACCCCTCCCAGAAGGTGACCTACCTGATGGGCGTGGATGGCGCGCGCTTCCGCAAGCCGGTGGTGCCGGGAGACCGGGTGCAGCTGCTCATCGAGGTGCTGCGCCACAAGGGCGCGGTCTGGAAGACGAAGGGCACGGCGACCGTGGATGGCGTGAAGGTCGCCGAAGGCGAGTTCCTGGCCACGGTGGTGGACAAGGACGCTGGGGCGGAAGAGAGCGCGGCGTCCTGA
- a CDS encoding DUF4388 domain-containing protein yields MKTLLLAESHPPTLEHLRGLLSQAGYSVRAVNDPIAVLEHFAADNPDVMVLSVDLPRLDGAHVVHHIRGHSQGARVPIVAIDKGHLGRARGVGSVLDLKVNAYVADPLKPGELVPRLESLVRAAQAVPLTGLAATLSRPAVNSGELRGYPLPGLLHSIYRLRRDGVLVVAHRGLSRRVYFLRGGPVNFDSTAKEDSLPRYLVERKLATQAQAERVVEALASGLRIGAALADAGVEAVGEELSQLLRDYTRDKLARVLGMREGRYAFYSGDEYTSEVASVDLPPLAQVLEGARKGFPLKVMAASLRAHLGEYPVRSPEFGRDMQAMALDTDDIKIAMQVNGRIVLKELLAHGRGELRAAYSLLWFLKLTGGVTFSATPVATGTDMLSAVVVPDRIGPRKRKSLPVETAASLREEAVRIITRSYFGSLGLDIAADAEAVERAYHETAMRFHPDTYAEFDLSDLRDLLDSVQEKLSASYRVLSVEEKRKAYLQYLFSKLDVGRNTAVVVDAEIALRRGESSLKRRDFVTAMKAFEESVSLNPSEPEYYAFLAWATYQGAGGPLVQRAQKAQKVLKKALSLGPYVERLHIIAAIIDMDLGDAPLARKKLLKVLEYNPYSQLAKAALRKVGR; encoded by the coding sequence TTGAAGACGCTTCTGCTCGCCGAGAGCCATCCTCCCACGCTCGAACACCTGAGGGGCCTGCTCTCCCAGGCCGGGTATTCCGTGCGCGCGGTGAATGACCCCATCGCGGTGCTGGAGCATTTCGCGGCGGACAATCCGGATGTGATGGTGTTGTCGGTGGACCTGCCCCGCCTGGACGGTGCGCACGTGGTCCACCACATCCGAGGCCACAGCCAGGGTGCGCGAGTGCCCATCGTCGCCATCGACAAGGGGCACCTGGGCCGGGCGCGGGGCGTGGGCTCCGTGCTGGACCTCAAGGTGAACGCCTACGTGGCGGACCCGCTCAAGCCCGGCGAGCTGGTGCCTCGGTTGGAGTCGCTGGTGCGCGCGGCGCAGGCCGTGCCGCTGACGGGGCTCGCGGCCACGCTGTCGCGTCCGGCGGTGAACAGTGGCGAGCTGAGGGGCTATCCGTTGCCCGGCCTCCTGCACTCCATCTACCGCCTGCGGCGAGACGGCGTGCTGGTGGTGGCGCACCGGGGGCTGAGCCGGCGCGTGTACTTCCTGCGCGGCGGGCCGGTGAACTTCGACTCGACGGCGAAGGAGGACTCGCTGCCGCGCTACCTGGTGGAGCGCAAGCTGGCCACGCAGGCGCAGGCGGAGCGGGTGGTGGAGGCGCTGGCCTCCGGGTTGCGCATCGGCGCGGCGCTGGCGGACGCGGGCGTGGAGGCGGTGGGCGAGGAACTCTCGCAGCTGCTGCGCGACTACACGCGAGACAAGCTGGCGCGGGTGCTGGGGATGCGCGAGGGCCGCTATGCCTTCTACTCCGGCGACGAGTACACGTCGGAGGTGGCCTCGGTGGACCTGCCTCCGTTGGCACAGGTCCTGGAGGGCGCGCGCAAGGGGTTCCCGCTGAAGGTGATGGCGGCGTCACTCCGGGCGCACCTGGGCGAGTACCCGGTCCGCTCGCCGGAGTTCGGCCGCGACATGCAGGCGATGGCGCTGGACACGGACGACATCAAGATCGCGATGCAGGTCAATGGCCGCATCGTCTTGAAGGAGCTGCTGGCGCACGGGCGGGGCGAGCTGCGCGCGGCGTACTCGCTGCTGTGGTTCCTGAAGCTGACGGGCGGGGTGACGTTCTCCGCGACGCCGGTGGCGACGGGGACGGACATGCTGTCGGCGGTGGTGGTGCCGGACCGGATTGGTCCTCGCAAGCGCAAGTCGTTGCCGGTGGAGACGGCGGCGTCGCTGCGCGAGGAGGCGGTGCGCATCATCACCCGGAGCTACTTCGGCAGCCTGGGGTTGGATATCGCCGCGGACGCGGAGGCGGTGGAGCGCGCGTACCACGAGACGGCGATGCGCTTCCACCCGGACACGTATGCCGAGTTCGACCTCTCGGACCTGCGGGACTTGTTGGACTCGGTGCAGGAGAAGCTGTCCGCGTCGTACCGGGTGTTGAGCGTGGAGGAGAAGCGCAAGGCGTATCTCCAGTACCTGTTCAGCAAGCTGGACGTGGGGCGCAACACGGCGGTGGTGGTGGACGCGGAGATTGCGCTGCGCCGGGGCGAGTCCTCGCTGAAGCGGCGCGACTTCGTGACGGCGATGAAGGCCTTCGAGGAGTCGGTGTCGCTCAATCCCAGCGAGCCGGAGTACTACGCCTTCCTTGCCTGGGCGACGTACCAGGGAGCGGGCGGCCCGCTGGTTCAGCGTGCACAGAAGGCGCAGAAGGTGTTGAAGAAGGCGTTGTCCCTGGGGCCGTATGTGGAGCGGCTGCACATCATCGCGGCCATCATCGACATGGACCTGGGGGACGCGCCGCTGGCGCGGAAGAAGCTGCTGAAGGTGCTGGAGTACAACCCGTACTCACAGCTCGCGAAGGCGGCCCTGCGCAAGGTGGGACGGTAG